The genomic DNA AACCGACCGGACATTCGATTGTTGTGTTAACAGAAATACACTGCACTGTATTATCACCTATGGTAAACCCATCATTGTCAAAATCCTGAAACCAGGTATCGTTGATCTCAACCGGATATTTATATTGAAAAACGGAATAATTGGCCAAACTGTCTTCTCCAGTAACGCTCTCATATCTCTGGATATAATGATAACCTTGATCATCATTAAATTCATAATAGTTCAGATTGGCCATAGCAATTCGATTCACTGTTTTTATTTCTCCATCTACCTCTATATCAACTTCTTCTACGACTGTATAGCGAAGTGTGTCATCAACTGTGTTAAAGTGATAAACCCAATAATTACCAACTTTCAAAGGTTGCAGGTTAACTCCGATTTCCAGCTCGGTAGTTGTTTCGTTTGTGCAGGAAAGCATAGTGAGAGCTATTATTATTAATATCCCACTGTAGATCGTATTTGTACTAAACATAATTCCTCCTGAATAATTTTTTAAAATCAATTATGAATATGAAACGGTACGACTAAATTGTAATTACAGTTTCCTCCAGTTTTTCATTATTTACTTTTTCTTCATTTCAACAGCAAACATTTCTTCACTGCTTTGATTTTACCATTAATATCCAATTTGTAGAAATAGATTCCTGAACTAACCTTTTTACCGAAATCATCCGTTCCGTTCCAAACAACAGAATGTTGACCGGCAATCTGTCTTTCATCAACCAATTCTTTAACTTTCTGTCCTTTTATATTAAAAATTGTGATCTCGGTTTTGGCTTCATGCGCCAATTGATACGATATACTAGTAGAGGGATTGAATGGATTGGGAAAATTTATTAACTCAAGTTTATCTGCTGAGATCATATCAATATTAATTTCTGTAAATTGTGTTGTGTCAAAAAGTGTACTTCCAAAATAATGATTTCCTATAAATAGGTAATTATCCTTTGCAACCATATCCCAGGTTTTCAGGTTCCATCTTATAGAAGAATCGAAAACGGGATTTGCTGGAATAGTAACATCATAGATCACTATCTCATTTAAGCTTAGATCAGATATGTAGATTTTATGGTCAAAAATGAAAAAATTCCGGGCTAATTGGGAGGTTGGATTAAGCTGTATCTCATTTATATAAACTGGATTTAATACATCGGTTATATCATAAATTGCAATTGTATTATTATCGAAATGTTTGATAAACAGAATATCATCTTCAACATGGAGATCAATAATTGAATGCGTCATTGGCCAAGATGTTACCTGCGTAACTGAGTTGGGATTTGAAATGTCTAATAAAGCCAATTCATCTATTAAAGGCATGAAAGCAAAACTTTCTACGATTTCAATTTTAGTACCATAAAAATTAGGATAAATGGCTACAAAAACTGGATCAAGACCGGAACTGAAATCGTAAATTTCTAATCCAAAATGATAGGAAGGCAGGTACAAATAATTATCGTAAACACCCATATCACTATGCCGAGTAGAGATATTACAGGAACCTTCCAAGTAAATGTTATTTATATCACTTGTTTCAAATGAAAAGAGTTTATAATCAGTGTCTTGAAGAAATGTAATGAAAACATGATCATCGGTTACATAAACATTTTCACACCATATGGGGTAGCCTAAAGAATATGTATATAAGGAAATGGGATCATTAAAATCTGTAACATCCCAAAAGTTTATGCAATCATAATCAAAAAACACCAAAAGGTTATCATTGATATCTATATTTCTTTCTCTACATGGATAATGATATCTAGTGACCATTGCAGTAGGTGGTTCTGGATCTGAAACATCAAGAATAATAAATACATCATCAGACCATTCGGCAATAATTACAGTATTTTCATCAATAAGAGATAGTTGTCTAGCACCATTGCTTGCATTGATCTGGGTATCATATACTCCAATTTCAGTTATTTGTTCAATATCTGTAATATCTAATATTTTGATACCTCTTCCACCACAGGCGAGGTAAGCTTTATTATCTAAGATTGTCACATAATATAACGGATGATCATTTTCGAAATGAACTCTTTCAACAATATTTAAAGGATCACTAAAATCATAAACTTTAAAATCATCGGCATTAATACAATATACCATGTTTGATATTACTTCTGCATGAACCATACTAAGATCAGAATATGTAGTGAGTAAAATTGGATTAGCACATTCAGAAATGTCGAAAACGCAACCTAAATAACTCCCAAACCCAAATAGATAAAGAAATTCTTCATTAATGAACATACAATTAGTAGTTAAATTTGTATCCATTTCATTGATTAGTGTGCAATTGTTAAGATCGCTAATATCTACAACCAGAAGTTTTTTATCATAAGAAGAATAATCATAATAGTCCAAATAAGCATAATTTCCATCCAAACAAAAACGTTTAATATAACAATAATACATATTACCATAAAAACTAATTTCATCAATTATCGTCGGGGAAGTATTATCAGAAATATCCAGAACAATAAACTTGGCAGAACCACCTGAA from Bacteroidales bacterium includes the following:
- a CDS encoding T9SS type A sorting domain-containing protein codes for the protein MRTFILIIMVLFILFVLISDCQGVYQRIGDIELMSTSSLQVEVVDNIAYTLEYQWFNIYDVSDPSNPISLSNTYFNSELSFMQIRDNYAFISGGSAKFIVLDISDNTSPTIIDEISFYGNMYYCYIKRFCLDGNYAYLDYYDYSSYDKKLLVVDISDLNNCTLINEMDTNLTTNCMFINEEFLYLFGFGSYLGCVFDISECANPILLTTYSDLSMVHAEVISNMVYCINADDFKVYDFSDPLNIVERVHFENDHPLYYVTILDNKAYLACGGRGIKILDITDIEQITEIGVYDTQINASNGARQLSLIDENTVIIAEWSDDVFIILDVSDPEPPTAMVTRYHYPCRERNIDINDNLLVFFDYDCINFWDVTDFNDPISLYTYSLGYPIWCENVYVTDDHVFITFLQDTDYKLFSFETSDINNIYLEGSCNISTRHSDMGVYDNYLYLPSYHFGLEIYDFSSGLDPVFVAIYPNFYGTKIEIVESFAFMPLIDELALLDISNPNSVTQVTSWPMTHSIIDLHVEDDILFIKHFDNNTIAIYDITDVLNPVYINEIQLNPTSQLARNFFIFDHKIYISDLSLNEIVIYDVTIPANPVFDSSIRWNLKTWDMVAKDNYLFIGNHYFGSTLFDTTQFTEINIDMISADKLELINFPNPFNPSTSISYQLAHEAKTEITIFNIKGQKVKELVDERQIAGQHSVVWNGTDDFGKKVSSGIYFYKLDINGKIKAVKKCLLLK